In Polaribacter pacificus, the genomic window ATTTTAGGAGAGATTAACAATCCTAAAGAGTTGGAAGACTTTGTGGTAAAATCTGAAGATAACAATCCTATTTATTTAAAAGACATCGCAGAGGTATCTTTTAAAGAAAAAGACAGAACCACCTATGCAAGAGAGTTTGGTAAACGTGTTATTATGCTCGATGTTAAAAAACGAGCAGGAACTAATATGGTTGCGGCAACTGATCAGATAAAATTGATTGTTGCTCATGCTACAAAAGATATTTTTCCAAGTGATTTAATAGTAACCATTGCTAATGATCAATCTGCAACAACAATTGCTGCAGTTGATGATTTGGTTAACAATATTATTTTTGGAGTCATTTTAGTTGTTACCGTACTGATGTTTTTCTTAGGATTTAAAAACGCAGTCTTTGTTGGATTTGCAATTCCTATGTCAATGTTTATGTCGTTAATGTTACTGAATGGTTTGGGTTATACCTTAAACACCATGATTCTCTTTGGATTAATTATGGGATTAGGGATGCTAGTGGATAATGGGATCGTAGTCGTTGAGAACGTCTATCGACTAATGGATGAAGAAGGCATGAGTAGGACAGAAGCAGCCAAAAAAGGGATCGGTGAGATCGCCTTTCCAATTATCATCTCTACGGCAACGACTGTAGCTGCATTTATACCTTTAGGTCTTTGGCCAGGGGTGATGGGAGAATTTATGAAACTCTTACCTATTACGCTGTCTACTGTATTGGGATCTTCTTTGGTGGTAGCAATCTTTTTTAACTCAGTATTAGTCTCTGACTTTATGAGTGTAGAGGACAAGGATATGCCTTTGAAAAAAATCATCAAAACCACAAGTATTATTGCACTTATCGGAACCTTGATTTTGATTTTTGGAGGAACATATAGAGCCTTGGGAAGCTTAATGATCTTTACAGCGATCATGCTTTGGGTATATCGATTGTTTTTAAGAAAATGGGCAAATTCATTCCAAACAAAAGCTTTACCACGTCTAGAAAACTGGTATGAAAATATGCTGCGTAAAGCATTAAGAGGCAGAACTCCCTATTGGTTAATTGGAAGTACGTTTGTCTTATTGATTGTTGCTTTTATGGCTTTTGGTGCTTCTTTGGGTTCACAAAGAACCAAAGTAGAGTTTTTTCCAGATAACAAACCAAACCAAATCATTGTGTATATAGAATATCCACAAGGAACTGATATTGAAAAGACAAATGCAATTACCAAAGAAATTGAAGCAAAGGTTTATACTGTTTTAAATGATAAACAATATATGGACGGGTCTTACAATTTTATGGTAGAGAGTGCTGTTTCGCAAGTTGGTGAAGGCGCAGGAAATCCACAAACAGATGGAGGTTCTTCTGCAGAGATGCCACACAAAGGAAAGATTACAGCTTCTATGCGTCAATTTAAATACAGAAGAGGTCAAGACAGTGAATTATTAAGACAAAAGGTTCAAGAAGCCTTAGTAGGAATCTATCCTGGAGTTTTAATTTCAGTAGAAAAGGATGCCAATGGCCCACCAGCTGGATCACCAATTAATATTGAAATTGAAGGGAGTGACTATAATGAGTTGATTGCCACAGCAGAGAGAATGCGTGATTTTATCAATACAAAAAGGATTGCCGGAATTGATGAATTAAAGATTGATGTAAATAAAGACAAGCCCGGAATGCAGGTGGTTGTCGATAGAAAAAAAGCCGGAGAACTGGGGGTAAGTACATCACAAGTTGGCCAACAAATTAGAACGTCCATCTTTGGGTCTAAAGCAGGAGTCTACAAAGAAGATGGAGATGATTTTGATATCTATGTTCGTTTTAACAAAGAAAACAGGTATAATACCAGTGCAATCTTTAATCAAAAAATTACGTTTAGAGACAATACAGGTAAGGTTAAAGAAATCCCTGTTTCTACTTTGGCAAAACACACTAATAATTCTGGGTTTAGTGCCATAAAGCACAATGATACCAAGCGTGTAGTGACGGTTTACTCTGCCTTGTCTCCAGGGTATACAGATGCGGCTGCTATAGTGCATCAGATCCAAAAAGAAATGAAGGCATTTTCAAATTTACCAAAAGATATCAAGATAGATTACACAGGGCAAATTGAAGAGCAGAATAAGCAAATGTCCTTTTTAATGGGTGCATTGATTACAGGTTTGGGCTTGATTTTCTTTATTTTGATTTTCCAGTTTAACTCTGTGTCAAGACCGACCATAATTATGTTGGCAATCTTTTTGAGTTTTATTGGTGTATTTGGAGGACTGGTAATTACTGGTGATGCTTTTGTTATTATGATGACCATGATGGGAATCATTTCTCTTGCCGGAATTGTTGTAAATAATGGAGTTGTTTTGTTAGATTATGCACAATTACTCATTGATCGAAAAAAACTAGAGCTAGGTTTAGAAGACAAAGATCTTTTAGAAGACGATGATTTGTTTGAAAGTATCGTAAAAGCGGGGAAGGCTCGTTTGCGCCCTGTATTGTTAACTGCCATCACAACCATTTTAGGTTTGGTGCCTTTGGCCATAGGATTGAATATTAATTTCTTTACTCTTTTTAGCGAGTTTGACCCTCATATTTATATGGGAGGTGACAATGTTGTATTCTGGGGACCATTAGCTTGGACAGTAATTTACGGTCTATTAATTGCTACCTTTTTAACACTTATCGTAGTGCCAATTTTATTTTACTTCGTAAGTCAATTTAAGAGATGGATGCGAGGGAAAATGACAGCATAAATAGTGATTTTCTATATAAAAAAAGCTGAGCAGTACTTCTCAGCTTTTTTTATATATGTAGATTTGTAATCAAAGGGGGTAGATATGCAACAAAAAAAATATTTTTCGATAGAAGAGATCACTAGAAAACTAGAAAGATATTGTGTATATCAAGATAGATGTCATCAAGAGATAGAGAAGAAACTCAGTGAATTTACACTTATACCAGAAGCAAGGGATCAAATTATTTTTCATTTACTGGAGCATAATTTTTTAAATGAAGAACGCTTTTCAAAAAGCTTTGCAAGGGGCAAATTCAATATAAAAAAATGGGGGAAAACTATAATTGTCAATGAATTAAAAAGGCGCGAAGTTTCTGCCTACAATATTAAAACTGCTCTCAATGAAATTGATGAAGAGACTTACCTAAAAACACTCTATGAGCTTGCAGAAAAACGCCATCAACTACGGAAAGAAAAAGATTGGTATGCCCATAAAAAGAAGCTTGTTGATTTCTTAATCAGGAAAGGCTATGAGTATGATTTAATTTTTAAGGTGGTTGATGAGCTTTTAAATGATAGCAAACCTTAGTATTTTTCTTTTTTCTTTTTTACTTTGATTATTTCATTAGTTCCATCATTTGGAACGGTCATAGAAAGGACATACTGTTTTATTTTCCACTCACCAGCAACTTGTTCTAACACGCCAGAGCCTCTACAAAAACCCATCCAGGTGTCTAATATTTCATCAAACCAAACCACAGTAGCGTCATTGTTTGTATAAATGTTCCTTTCAACAGCTTTAAATGCCCAGGCAGAACCTCTATCAAAATAGGGTTTGCTAAATTTACTAAACTGTTCTTTGGTCCAGACCTCTGTAACATCAGTTCCGATGTACACAGCAGAGCTGTCTAAGCTCTCAAAATAGGCTTCGAAATTTGCGTTTGCTGCAGCCAAATGCCAATCGTCTAAGACAGTTTTTATATTCTTTTTAATCAATTCTTTTTGGCTAGAATTGACTGTTTTATTTTGCTGACAAGCCAGTAAGCTTAAGCAGCATATAAGAAAAAGTAGTGTTTTTTTCATTGTTTTAATTGCTAGGTTCTAGTTCTTTGTCGATGCTTAACTTGATAAAAACGGCATTTATTTTTGAGTTTGTCGCAGTAAAAGCATCCATTACTTTATCTACCTGATCATTGACTTCTTTGGCAGTGAGTGCAGCGGCAATATAGGTCATGTCTTTTAGGCGCAAAGTCTCATTTTCTAGAACATTAATCCGTGTTTTAAACGAGAGGGTTTCTAGAGGTTTGGGTTTGGTGTTGCTTTTAAGCTTCTTAACCAAGTCTGCCAACTCTAAAGCATTGTTTAAGGCCTCATTTGCAGAAATTGAAGAAAATTCTTTAATTTTTTGCTCTAAATTTAAATAAGCTCCCCAGTCCTCTACTTCTTTTCTTACCTGTTTATCTACAACAACAGAAAGTGTGTGCTTTTGAACCACAGAAAGTGCAGCGGGTTTATGAACCTCTTTGTTTTGTTGTGAATTTTCTTTACAGGCACAAAAACAAAGCACCAATAACAAGACTAATTTTTTCATTTTACACCGATGAATTAAAGGCTTAAAAATACGTTTTTTTATGAGAAGTATCCTGATATTATGTTCAATTCAAACTTCTAAATAAATTGCTTCTTAAATAATTGATTGATATTTAATCGGATTATTTTTTACGAATAGTTAAATTAAGTACCTTTGTTTGTATAAATTTTTTGAATTTCATAAAATATGAGTGACACCATTTTAATTATCGGTGCCTGTGGGCAAATTGGAACAGAATTGACCCAAAAACTAAGAGAAATCTACGGAAATCAACAGGTAATCGCTTCGGATATAAGAGAAGGAAATGATGAGATGAAACGTTCAGGTCCTTTTGAGATCCTAGACGCTACCGATAAAGAAGGAATCTTAAAAACCGTTCAAAAACACCAAGTTACACAAGTTTATTTAATGGCTGCAATGCTTTCTGCTACGGCTGAACAGCATCCTCAAAAAGCATGGGAGCTCAATATGAATTCTCTCTTAGCAGTTTTAGAATTGGCCAAAGAAAAACATATTAAACAGGTCTATTGGCCAAGCTCAATAGCAGCATTCGGACCTACTTCTCCAAAAGTACAAACACCACAAAAAACCATCATGGAACCTAGCACTGTTTATGGAATCAGCAAGTTAGCTGGAGAACACTGGTGTAATTACTATCATGAAAAATTTGGGGTTGATGTTAGAAGTTTACGTTACCCAGGAATCATTAGTTGGAAAACCAAGCCAGGAGGAGGGACTACAGATTACGCAGTTGATATTTACTTTAAAGCACTAGAAGAACAAAAATACGAGTGTTTTTTAACAGAGGAAACTCGTTTACCGATGATGTATATGCAAGACGCCATTGCTGCGACCATTCAGATTATGCAAGCAGATGCAGAGAAAATAAAAAATAGAACCTCTTATAATTTAGCAGCGATGAGTTTTACTCCTAAAGAAATTGCAGCAGCCATACAAAAGGAGATACCAGAGTTTACAATTTCATATAAAGCAGATTTTAGGCAACAAATAGCAGATAGCTGGCCGCAAATAATTGATGACAGTGATGCTAGAAACGATTGGGGTTGGCAACAGCACTTTGATTTGGATGCCATGACCAAAGACATGTTAAAAAATTTGAGCTAAAACTCATGATCTAATTTTAAAGCCTAATCCTTAAAAAAGAATTAGGCTTTTTTTTCTTGTTTTTTTTGATCTAAAGATCGCAATATGAAAGCTTGTAAGTTTGACAATTTGTATCGTCTAACAAATAAATTAGTAGTTGATGAAACAGTTATTTAAAGAAAGTTTAGCTAAGAGCATGGACTATGCCAGCTATCGGAAATTGGTTTTAGATTTGTTAGAGGCAGGCAAATCTACCGGGCCAACTCAGTCTGATGATTTGTATAATTACAGCAAACTAAACAATGCAAGAATGCATCGTTTAGATCAGAAGACTAGGTTAACTCCAGAGACAGAAGAAGCCCTAAAATTTATGAAAGAGCCTCAGACTTGGTTAGTGATTACAGAAGGTTGGTGTGGAGATGCAGCACAGATATTACCCGTAATCAATGCTATGAGTGCTATGAGCCATCAAATAGATCTTAGGATAGTCCTAAGAGATGAGAATCCAGAGTTGATGGCTCAGTTTTTAACCAATGGGTCTATGTCAATTCCAAAAATGATTGTTTTAGACAAGAGTAGTGCATTGCTCAACTCTTGGGGGCCAAGACCCTCAGTGGCTACTAAAATGGTTAATGATTATAAAGCGAAACACGGAAGTTTAGATGCTGCGTTTAAAAAAGAGTTACAGCTTTGGTATAACAAAGACAAAGGAGTTTCTATACAACAAGATCTAATAGAATTTGTAAAATAGAAAATCAAACAATTGTATTAATAGCAAAGTCCTTTTACAAAAATGTGGAAGGGCTTTTAGTTTGTGCTATCTTTGTGGTCTTAAAAGAAATAGATGTTTGTAGATTATAGTGAGATTTCTGAAGATGCCAAGGTTTGGGTGTATCCTTCTAGCCGAAAATTTTATCCTAAAGAACTTGAGCCTATCGAAGAAAAGATTCAGCAATTTATTGCAGGATGGAAAGCAGACGATGAAAACTTTAAGGCGTCTTATAAGTTTGTCCATCAGCGATTTATCATTTTAGTCGCAGATACAGAAAATTCACCCTTAAGTATTTCTGAGATTGATGCTTCTGTAGCATTTATCATTGCGCTTCAAGAAGAGTTTGGCGTAGAACTTTTAGACAAAATGAACGTCTGTTTTAAACAGGGCGAGTTTGTACAATACAAAGAGCTAAAAGAATTTAAAAAACTACTTAAAAACAAAGCAGTTACTGCTAAAACAATTGTTTTTGATAATCTAATCAATACCAAGCACGATCTGGAGAACCATTGGGAAATTTCGATTGAAGAGAGTTGGTATGGACGTTTTTTAAAAAAATAAACCAGACTTAATTAGCGTCTAATCGGCTAATAAATTGCTCTATATTTTCGGCTTTATCTACAGAAAAATCGCCTATTTTGGTTCTTCGCAATGCGGTTAAATGTGCTCCAGACTGGAGTGCTTTCCCAAAGTCAAAAGCCAAAGAACGAATATAGGTCCCTTTGCTACACACCACTCTAAATTCAATTTCAGGAAGTGCTTTTTTGGTAATTTCAAATTCTGATATTTCTACAGATCTACTTGCTATTTCTGTAGTCTCAGTGGTCTCACCTTTTCTAGCTAGCTCATATAAGCGCTTTCCGTCTTTTTTTAAGGCCGAAAAAATAGGAGGTTGCTGTTGTATGATTCCAATAAACTTTTTACAGGTATCATAAATTAAGTCATCTGTAATGTGAGCAGTCTCAAAACGTTGGTTAATTTCGGTTTCTAAATCAAAGCTTGGGGTGGTAGCACCAACAGTGATGGTTCCGGTATATTCTTTTACCTGACCTTGATACTCATTAATGTTTTTGGTCTGCTTGCCTGTGCAAATAATCAACAAGCCTGTGGCAAGCGGATCTAAAGTTCCTGCATGGCCAACTTTTATTTTTTTGATGTTAAAACGTTGTCTGATATGCCAACGAATTTTATTTACAGCCTGAAAAGATGTCCAATTTAGTGGTTTGTCAATCAATAGTATTTGGCCATTTTTATAATCTTCTCCAGTCATTTATTCAGGGACTAATTCATTAAAGAATAACCAATTGCAACAACACCAACAACGGCACAATAGATTGCAAAATATGATAGTTTACTTTTTTTAACTAAAGAAATCATCCAAGTACAGGCAAATAAACCAGCAATAAATGCGGCTAAAAACCCTACGGACATGGGTAAAATTTCTGCACTCTTAAAATTGATATCTCCACTCAATAAATCTTTGGCAATTTTACCGACAATTAAGGGTACAACCATTAAAAAAGAAAAACGTGCAGCCTTATTCCTATCAACGCCTAATAATACAGAGGTAGAAATTGTTGCCCCAGATCTAGAGATGCCTGGAAGCATTGCTATGGCTTGCGAAATACCAATAATTACTGCATTTGTAAAAGATACTTTTTTGTCTGTTTTTTTTGCCTTATCAGCCAATAATAACAAAAGAGCAGTTACTAGCAACATAAAACCCACCAGTAATATCTGTCCTCCAAAAAAGGACTCCAATTCTTTTTCGAAAAGCAAACCAATAACCACTGCAGGAATCATTGAAGCAATAATTTTTAAAGAAAATTCAGTTTCATCATTCCATTTAAATTGGAACAAGCCTTTAAAAATTTCTGCAACCTCTTTTCTAAATACAACGAGGGTGCTTAAGGCGGTTGCAAAATGCAAAACAACCGTAAAAGTGAGACTTTCTTCTGGCACAGAAGTATCGCCTAAAATAGCTTTTGCCAGCTCTAAATGTCCACTAGAAGAAACGGGTAAAAACTCAGTTAGTCCTTGAATGATTCCAAGAACAATTGCTTCGATATAATCCATGCTTATTTTTTAGGTTTTGCAAAAATGGCATAAATCTGAATCCCCAACCCAACAATTACTAGTGTTGGAGCCAATCGAATACGTTGCCAGTTGTATATTTCTGGATTAAAAACCTCAGGATCATCACTTCCGCCACCAGCCATTAGGATAAATCCTAAAGCAATAAAAGCAAGGCCAATTAGCATAATGATGTAGTTTCTCTTTTCAAAAAGAAAAACAGGTTTCTCGGAGTTGTTTTTAGAATTCATAGGCTTAGTAATATAATTCGTCAGTTTGTAAATTTAAAAAGCGTTGCGTAGCCAAATAGGTGCTTAACCAAGTTATAATAAAAGAAGCGAGAACTACACCACCAAATAAATAGGCTAGGAGTAGGTAATCACTTAATAGATGTAATGACGGGATGTATTGATTGGCGTAGTAAATGGTAAGACCTAAACCAATAATGGCAACAAGGGCACCAATTAGTCCAAGTTTTATGGCTTGCCAAATAAAAGGTTTTCTAATAAAGCTCTTTGTGGCACCAACCATCTGCATGGTTTTAATATTAAATCGTTTTGAGTATACAGAAAGGCGTATGGCACTGTTGATTAAAATCATAGAAACCAAGCCAAAAAAAGCACTGATAATGAGCAGCCAAAAACTAATTTTTTGAATATTTTTTGTCAATAAACTAATTAGAGGTTTGTCATAAGATACTTCTTCTACAAAGGCATTCTTTTGAAAACGCTTTTCAATTTCTGCCATTTTTTCTGGAGTTACAAATTCTGCGTTTAAATACAGTTCAAGACCATTTTTAAGTGGATTTGTCCCTAAAAAAGTTAAAAAATCCTCTCCCAATTCTTTGCTATGTGCTTTTGCAGCTTGTGCTTTTGAGGTATAAATGATTCTTCTAGTAAAGGGTTCTTTTTGCAAAGAAGCTTTTAGTGTTTCAATTTGCTTGTTAGACACCTTGTCTTTTAAAAACAAAGTCATGGCAACTTTTTCTTTAAAGAGATTGGCAACACTGGTAGATTTTAGCAATACCAACCCTAAAACACCCACCATAAACAAGACCAAAGCGATACTAATCACTACAGAAAAATAGGAAGAGCGCAATCTGCGTTTTTGATATTTATCAAAAGAACTAGCCATGGATCTAAATTCGTTTTATGTTGGCAAGATACAAAAAATCACGCGCAATCATAGCTTGCTTATTTGCAGTAATTTTGTTAAAATTATGGACGTTCTTGGCACAATTCTATCAGCACACCATTTGTGCTTTTTGGGTGTAAAAAAGCAACCAATTTGTTATCAGCTCCTAGTTTTGGTTCTTTATTTAACAGGATAAAACCTTCCTTTTGTAGGCGATCCATTTCTGCCTGTATATCAGAAACAGCAAAGGCAATATGATGAATACCTTCTCCTTTTTTATCTATAAATTTTGCAATTGGGCTATCGGGTTTGGTGGCCTCTAGTAGCTCAATTTTATTAGGGCCTACTTCAAAAAACGAAGTCTTAACACCTTCGCTTTCTACAGTTTCTGTTTTGTAATGTGCTTTGCCAAATAAGGCTGCAAAAACTCCGTTAGACTTCTCCAAATCTTTAACGGCAATTCCAATATGTTCTATTTTATCCATTCTTAGGGTTCTATCAATCAAAAATAAACATTCTTTTGGGAATTATCCGTAAATTTGCAGCATGGAAGAAACAAACAGACAGAAAAAAATCGCAGGAGTCATTCAAAAAGACTTGGTAGATGTGCTTCAGAAAGCAGCACAAGACGGAATGCAAGGGACTATTATTTCGGTTTCTAAGGTAACCGTAACTACAGATTTGAGCATTGCTAAGGTGTATTTAAGTGTTTTTCCATCAGAAAAAAGAGATGAGTTGGTTAAGGGAATCCAATCCAATACTTCACTCATTAGACATGAATTGGCTAAAAGAACCAGAAATCAATTAAGAAGAATGCCTGAGCTTTCTTTTTTTGGTGATGATTCTTTAGACTATATAGAAAATATAGATAAATCCTTACGAGGAGAAGATCCAAATCCGATTCAAAACCCAGAGGTTTTACCAAGACGACAAAAAAGGTAATTTTAGAATTTGTTTCTGTATCTTGCCTTAAAATATTTTAGGGACTTTTGAACTTTCCACTCTACATTGCAAAACGCTATTTGGTAGCCAAAAGCAGTAAAAATGCCATCAACATTATTACTGTTATTGCTTCGTTTGGTGTTATCGTAGGAACACTAGCCTTGTTTATTATTTTGTCGGGATTTTCTGGTTTTCGTCTGTTTACAAACTCCATGCTTCAAAGCTCTGATCCAGACATAAAAATTTCTGCAGTGAAAGGAAAATCTTTTCTCTACACTGATCAGGTTTCGCAAATTTTAAAAGAACAACCAGAAATTTTAGCCAGCACTCAGGTAGTAGAAGAACGTGTTTTTTTACAGTATAAAGAGCGAGATCACATTTCATATATTAAAGGAGTCGGTACAAATTATACCGATGTAACCCGTGTAGATTCTACCTTATCGGTAGGTCAATGGCTGGATCCTGATTTTTTAAATTCGGCAGTGATCGGTTATGGGATTTCTGAAAAACTCTCTATGGGTGTGCTTAGTTTTGGAGAACCCTTATATATTAGAGTACCCAAACCAGGAACTAATTATATTACCAGTCAAAGAGCTGCTTTTAATGAGGTAAGCGCACAAATCGTAGGCGTGTACTCTGGCTTGGAAGAGTTTGCAAATAAATATGTTTTTGTTGATTTGAGCTTGGCGAGAAAACTACTTAACTATTCAGAAAATCAATTGACTGCCATAGAGGTTAAGATTAAAGAAGGTGTAGACCCAGAAAATTTTGCAGAAAAACTTCAAAGCCAATTAGGCAGTTCGTTAAAAGTAGAAACAAGGATTCAATTTAATGCCTTAACCTATCAGGTACTCAATACAGAAAGCCTTATATCATATTTGGTTTTTACCTTGATCATTATGATTGCCTTGTTTAATGTTATCGGAGCCATTATTATGATGATTATTGATAAAAAAGAAAACCTAAAAACCTTATTTAGTCTTGGTGTTACTCTAAAAGAGATCAAGCGAATTTTTGTATTTCAAGGCTTTTTACTCACCTTATTTGGCTTGTCTGTAGGCTTGTTTTTAGGAATCTCCTTAGTCTTGCTCCAAAAGCAGTTTTCTTTTTTTATGATTACCACCTCCATTCCGTATCCAGTAGCATTTAATTTTTACAATGTTTTTTTGGTTGCCATAACCATTTTAATTCTGGGTTATCTCGCTGCTCGCATTGCCAGCAGCAGCATTTCTAAAAACTTTATAGAGTCGTAAATTCTTTTTTAACGCTCTCATTTGGTATCAGCTAGAAACTAAATCGATGATGTAGCTTTATAGTTAGCCTCTTTTTACATCTTCTTTGATAAAGCATTCTTTATTCATAAAATAAACTGCTGTTTTTATAAAAGCAGAACTAGGATGTTTGTTTTTCCGCTTTTTCTTTATTTGGTTTGTTATGGAATTTATCCCCTCGTAGATTGGAAAATTCTATGAAAAAGAAAGTTTTTTGCGCAAAGACGGTCGGAAGCTTGTAACTGACTTTAAAAAAATTACAAGGTTTTATTCACTAAGGATGCCCATTCTTAGGTAGTGGGTATTCTTTAAAAATTGTATCATTATGAAAAAGATCATTTTTACACTAAGCCTATTGCTAGTCGTTTCTATTGCTTCGGCATCTAACGAAACAGATGGAGCAATCAACAACAAAGCAAACACCAAAACCAGTTTGCTAATTCCAACAAAGTCATTTAGTCACCCGATGACTGCGCTGCTAAAAGTCAATGTAAACAAACTGACAAAACCAGCAGATCAATCGGTAGACAAATGTATTGTAGAAGGAAAGGTAACCATCTCTACAGAAGAAGGAGATTCAGTTAAATTAGAGTTTACCATTACTGCAAACACTTGTAAAGAAGCAAGAAGAGTAATGAATAAGCTAATGGAAGTTTTTGATGATTAAACCATTGGTTATGAAAATCAAAACCATCGTATGGGTCTGTTTACTCATGGTAAACCTCTCTTTTGCAGCACCTAAAGCCATCGCTGTAAGCGAGTCAATACTACAAAATGAGCAACTGATTGAATCAAAAGCTGGTAAGTGTACTATTAACATTAGTATAAAACTAGAAGACGGTACCATCATCGAAGGCGTTGTTACGATTTCGGGTGATGAGATGAATTTTCTGAAGTGTATAGCTATCAAGATATACGATTTCTTCTCTTCAGATTTTTAATTGATTTATATTTTATAAATTTATGTGCCTAAGTGCTTGTAATAAGTTACTTAGGTACATTTTTAAAACCCCCTTATTATGAAATTTATTTTTAGAATACTGCTGTTCTTATTTGTGGTTCAAGCTACGGCACAGACCCAACTTCAGCCCACATTAACGCTAAGCTACAAAGTTTTTCAAAACGGCACCGAAAAAGATGGTGTTT contains:
- a CDS encoding efflux RND transporter permease subunit; the encoded protein is MSDKNKKVNKEFGFSSWAISNKTTMYVVMLVIFYLGISAFFEMPRESFPEIKETKIYISSVYPGNTAEDIEKLITDPLEDKLKTVSNVVDITSTSQEDFSMVIVEFDENITVELAKQKIKDEIDSETSGEDWPTFNNAKVEPNVFSLSMSEEMPILNINISGDYPVEKLIEFGEYLQDEIENLQEIKQVDIRGVQEKEVEIAVDIYKMMAAKVSFNDVINTIQGGNVTMSAGNLIASGQRRTIRILGEINNPKELEDFVVKSEDNNPIYLKDIAEVSFKEKDRTTYAREFGKRVIMLDVKKRAGTNMVAATDQIKLIVAHATKDIFPSDLIVTIANDQSATTIAAVDDLVNNIIFGVILVVTVLMFFLGFKNAVFVGFAIPMSMFMSLMLLNGLGYTLNTMILFGLIMGLGMLVDNGIVVVENVYRLMDEEGMSRTEAAKKGIGEIAFPIIISTATTVAAFIPLGLWPGVMGEFMKLLPITLSTVLGSSLVVAIFFNSVLVSDFMSVEDKDMPLKKIIKTTSIIALIGTLILIFGGTYRALGSLMIFTAIMLWVYRLFLRKWANSFQTKALPRLENWYENMLRKALRGRTPYWLIGSTFVLLIVAFMAFGASLGSQRTKVEFFPDNKPNQIIVYIEYPQGTDIEKTNAITKEIEAKVYTVLNDKQYMDGSYNFMVESAVSQVGEGAGNPQTDGGSSAEMPHKGKITASMRQFKYRRGQDSELLRQKVQEALVGIYPGVLISVEKDANGPPAGSPINIEIEGSDYNELIATAERMRDFINTKRIAGIDELKIDVNKDKPGMQVVVDRKKAGELGVSTSQVGQQIRTSIFGSKAGVYKEDGDDFDIYVRFNKENRYNTSAIFNQKITFRDNTGKVKEIPVSTLAKHTNNSGFSAIKHNDTKRVVTVYSALSPGYTDAAAIVHQIQKEMKAFSNLPKDIKIDYTGQIEEQNKQMSFLMGALITGLGLIFFILIFQFNSVSRPTIIMLAIFLSFIGVFGGLVITGDAFVIMMTMMGIISLAGIVVNNGVVLLDYAQLLIDRKKLELGLEDKDLLEDDDLFESIVKAGKARLRPVLLTAITTILGLVPLAIGLNINFFTLFSEFDPHIYMGGDNVVFWGPLAWTVIYGLLIATFLTLIVVPILFYFVSQFKRWMRGKMTA
- a CDS encoding undecaprenyl-diphosphate phosphatase, with product MDYIEAIVLGIIQGLTEFLPVSSSGHLELAKAILGDTSVPEESLTFTVVLHFATALSTLVVFRKEVAEIFKGLFQFKWNDETEFSLKIIASMIPAVVIGLLFEKELESFFGGQILLVGFMLLVTALLLLLADKAKKTDKKVSFTNAVIIGISQAIAMLPGISRSGATISTSVLLGVDRNKAARFSFLMVVPLIVGKIAKDLLSGDINFKSAEILPMSVGFLAAFIAGLFACTWMISLVKKSKLSYFAIYCAVVGVVAIGYSLMN
- the truB gene encoding tRNA pseudouridine(55) synthase TruB, with protein sequence MTGEDYKNGQILLIDKPLNWTSFQAVNKIRWHIRQRFNIKKIKVGHAGTLDPLATGLLIICTGKQTKNINEYQGQVKEYTGTITVGATTPSFDLETEINQRFETAHITDDLIYDTCKKFIGIIQQQPPIFSALKKDGKRLYELARKGETTETTEIASRSVEISEFEITKKALPEIEFRVVCSKGTYIRSLAFDFGKALQSGAHLTALRRTKIGDFSVDKAENIEQFISRLDAN
- a CDS encoding thioredoxin family protein, with product MKQLFKESLAKSMDYASYRKLVLDLLEAGKSTGPTQSDDLYNYSKLNNARMHRLDQKTRLTPETEEALKFMKEPQTWLVITEGWCGDAAQILPVINAMSAMSHQIDLRIVLRDENPELMAQFLTNGSMSIPKMIVLDKSSALLNSWGPRPSVATKMVNDYKAKHGSLDAAFKKELQLWYNKDKGVSIQQDLIEFVK
- a CDS encoding regulatory protein RecX — encoded protein: MQQKKYFSIEEITRKLERYCVYQDRCHQEIEKKLSEFTLIPEARDQIIFHLLEHNFLNEERFSKSFARGKFNIKKWGKTIIVNELKRREVSAYNIKTALNEIDEETYLKTLYELAEKRHQLRKEKDWYAHKKKLVDFLIRKGYEYDLIFKVVDELLNDSKP
- a CDS encoding ABC transporter ATPase, which encodes MFVDYSEISEDAKVWVYPSSRKFYPKELEPIEEKIQQFIAGWKADDENFKASYKFVHQRFIILVADTENSPLSISEIDASVAFIIALQEEFGVELLDKMNVCFKQGEFVQYKELKEFKKLLKNKAVTAKTIVFDNLINTKHDLENHWEISIEESWYGRFLKK
- a CDS encoding NAD-dependent epimerase/dehydratase family protein; this encodes MSDTILIIGACGQIGTELTQKLREIYGNQQVIASDIREGNDEMKRSGPFEILDATDKEGILKTVQKHQVTQVYLMAAMLSATAEQHPQKAWELNMNSLLAVLELAKEKHIKQVYWPSSIAAFGPTSPKVQTPQKTIMEPSTVYGISKLAGEHWCNYYHEKFGVDVRSLRYPGIISWKTKPGGGTTDYAVDIYFKALEEQKYECFLTEETRLPMMYMQDAIAATIQIMQADAEKIKNRTSYNLAAMSFTPKEIAAAIQKEIPEFTISYKADFRQQIADSWPQIIDDSDARNDWGWQQHFDLDAMTKDMLKNLS
- a CDS encoding nuclear transport factor 2 family protein, whose amino-acid sequence is MKKTLLFLICCLSLLACQQNKTVNSSQKELIKKNIKTVLDDWHLAAANANFEAYFESLDSSAVYIGTDVTEVWTKEQFSKFSKPYFDRGSAWAFKAVERNIYTNNDATVVWFDEILDTWMGFCRGSGVLEQVAGEWKIKQYVLSMTVPNDGTNEIIKVKKKKEKY
- a CDS encoding DUF3098 domain-containing protein, with amino-acid sequence MNSKNNSEKPVFLFEKRNYIIMLIGLAFIALGFILMAGGGSDDPEVFNPEIYNWQRIRLAPTLVIVGLGIQIYAIFAKPKK